A genomic segment from Stegostoma tigrinum isolate sSteTig4 chromosome 1, sSteTig4.hap1, whole genome shotgun sequence encodes:
- the LOC125455480 gene encoding neurophysin 1-like, protein MPQPSLPVCLLCLLTFTSACYIQNCPRGGKRSFPDENVRQCMPCGPENRGRCFGANICCGEEIGCYIGTSETLRCQEENYLPSPCEPAGKPCGGNSGKCASLGICCSDETCTTDSMCLGNESKWKHSPMERNLSLLDSAATDLLLRLMRLSNRQPAEKQQLV, encoded by the exons ATGCCTCAGCCCTCACTCCCAGTTTGCCTGCTTTGCCTGCTGACCTTCACTTCAGCATGCTACATCCAGAACTGCCCCAGAGGGGGGAAGCGATCCTTTCCAGACGAAAATGTCAGGCAG TGTATGCCTTGTGGCCCTGAGAACAGGGGCCGCTGTTTTGGGGCTAACATCTGCTGCGGGGAGGAGATCGGCTGCTACATTGGAACATCAGAGACCTTGAGATGTCAGGAGGAGAATTACCTGCCATCCCCTTGTGAACCTGCTGGAAAACCATGTGGTGGAAACAGTGGGAAGTGTGCCTCATTGGGAATCTGCTGCTCTGATG AAACCTGCACTACGGACTCGATGTGTCTGGGAAATGAGAGCAAATGGAAACACTCACCCATGGAGAGAAACTTGAGCCTCTTAGACAGCGCTGCAACCGACCTCCTTCTAAGACTAATGCGTCTTTCTAACAGGCAGCCTGCAGAGAAGCAGCAGCTAGTATAA